The genomic window CGATTTCCCTTGTGATTTTCTTGTATGTGGTAATATTCGCCTTGTTGTATGTATCTATCCTCATGCGGTTGTTGTTTTATGCGATTATGACCGCGCTCCTCCTGTATATTATCTCCTACCATGAAATTCTCAACGATGTTATTATGTAAAGGTTGTTCTTGTCTAATATCTCTGCGGCTAATTCGACTACGCATTGACGTGCCCCTGCTTGTCCTTGATGTGGTTTATGTCCGCTTTTCTTGCAACATGTTATTTTCTTCTCTTCGTTCATCGTTCTGACGCGTCAGGTTCGCGCgtgcttcttcttctctccttctttcTTCGACTAATCTTTGTCAGAGCTCCTCTATTGTCATATTCTCTTCGTTTTCTCCTACTAGTCCTTCCTCCCCAGTTCTTTGTTCGTTTTCGTCTGATGTATCTGTATTTGTAGCATAAACACTTACCTCATCATAATTCCTGCGGTTGTTTTCCTCTTGTACTTGGTGGATCTGAGATTGAACTTGTCGATGTTGGTTGTTTCTTTCGCCCATCCTTGATGATTCTGCGTTTTGGCCTCTTCTTCCTGCAATTCTCCTGTTCCTTCTAACTGGTGTCACGTGTTCTCCTGCGGATGCTTGTCTCACCATCTGTTGTTCATGTAACAATATCTTCTCTTGACAAAGGAAAAAGTGTTCTTCAAAGAGCTGAAAATGTTATTAATGAAAACTTCTTTTCTGAGATGAAAATTTTTTGCTTTGTTTTATGGGTTTCTAAAACTCTTAAACACTGATGATGAGACAATGGAAAACGATGAATGTTTTTAAGCTTATTTCTCAAAGAATTTCACCAACAGGTTTTATCATCCAAGCTGTATTCTAGCGCCAAATGTAGTCGCaggaaatcttacaactacacccTAAAGATAACATATGGAGTAATCTAAGAAACCATTGTGAAATCCTCAAaatcttttattaaaacttagaACAAATACAAAGTTGATaagagaaaaccctaactttgaaaGCAAATAACTCTCTCTCTCTTAAATATTTATCCTTAGCTTTCCAAAAAGATCCTCCCTCGTACAATGGTGGTTGGTTCCttttataggagtttacatagtggaggacagctaataaagtgACGTCAATGTCGCATAGGCTTCATCAATGCCGCACTGATTCTTCACTGTCGTGACTAAGTGACGTCATTCAGTTCATCATGTTATACGCGTTCGTGCCCGCTTGATGCTAAATGATTATCACGCGTAGCTAATAGGTGTGCGATATTTTGCACCCACAGGTGTTTTCCGGTGGACTTTCTCCTAGTGAGAAAATTCTTACATTTTCAAAAATATAAAGAACCTCAAAAATTAAATTGGAAAGTAGAGACTCGTTTCATATATAAAATTATGCTGCTTGGTTTTGCATAATAACAAACAGAGTAAGAGACATAAATCATATGATAATGGGGACATGTAAAGGTTTTACATTGTTTTTATGTGACCCATCAATCCCCCACATATTGCAATTTCTACCTACCTGACTAAATCAGAGTATCAGACCTTGTATTATCCAAGAACACACTTAACTATTTACACATTACAGATTACCCCGCGTGTTTAGAATCACCTCATTTTAATGTTTTTCGGTCTTCAACAGATGAAACAACAAGCCCCATCTCTGATTCTTCACTCTTACCGCCACTAGCTTGTTCTCTAAATTTCTTATAAATATCTCCTTGATAGAAATCTCTTGTCCTCATGACCAGCACAAGTGAACACAAAGCTCCAACTAAAGATACACCTGCCATTATAATAAAGGACATTCTATAACATTCTTTTCCAATACAAGTTAATTCCTTCACTGAATCCCTGCCAAGTCCTTTAACCTTCAACTGTTTCAATGCTTCTCTATCATAAAGAATCCCAAGAACCCTGACATTGAATACATATGAACCAAGAGGACTGCCCAAAACACCGCAGTTGAATAACGTCGAGTAATACTTGAGACCAAATAGTTCAGAAATTATGGTATAAACTAAGGTTAATTGAGCACCATAAGAGAAACCAATGAGCACCGAAGAAACGTAAAGAGAACCCGGAAATGCAAACGCAATGAGAATGTCACCGATGCATGATAAGACTAGGACTACAGTCATTACTAGTGTTCTTGGAAAACCCCATTTTGATAGAAGGATTTCAGAGATAAAACCTGCACAAACTCTGCCAAAGTAGTTCCATATACTGACTAAAGATACAAATGTGCTAATTGTAAGAGATGGGTAGCCAAGAGATTCTCCAATCTGTCCTAAATTATCAATTGCACTTAAACTTGTACCAAGTCCACTGAAAACTGAAATGAATACTAGTAACATGTCTAAGCTTAGTAACGCTTGCAATATCGTGTAATCTTCGCCTCTTTTCGGTGGACTGCAAATGTTTGAATACCAAGACGATTCCGGTACGGGGTTCTTTGCGTCAACAGTTTGGGCAACAATTGCTGGTGGGGTTTCAATTGTTACAGAAGTAGGAGTTGAATTCTGAACTTGTTTGTTTTGCTTCCAAATAGCAAGCTCCTCATTGATGGCAACTCCTAAAGGAATGAAGAGCAAAATGCAAACAACAGTTGCAGTAGCAATGTATCCACCATGAGAGAAAGCCTTTTGTTTCTGGATTATGGTTATAACCATTACGAATAACGCTAGTGCAAGCGATATGAACAAGTATTTGTAAAACATTTTCCGTTCATTCGTTTGTTTTACCACTTTCATGGGTCTAATTGTGTAGACAAAAAAGAGTGAAACAACTGCAGGAAGCCAACCAATAAGTAGAATAAGAGCTTTAGGATTATTACCATAGATGGCTAGATAAAGTTGATTCATTACAGCTCCACTTAATCCTGTAAAACCCTTTAACAAACCCACCATGATTCCGCGGCTTTCCGGAAAATTCTTCACACATGGTACTAATGAACCAGTATTAGCAAAATTCTGTGAATTAGCACCTATACAAATGTACATACACATTTTCCAAACTTTGGGTTTTGCAATATGACCAGCAACTGCAAGCCAAATCATGAAGTATCCGAAGAAATTCAATGCGGCGCCAACGAGAAGAACAAACCACGTTGGTGTTACTTCAGCTATTAAACCAGAAAACACACCAACACTAGCACCAAGATCTTTGAAAAAACCAAGTAAATTTAGAGTTTCTTGATCATACCCAAGTGTTCTTTTAATCTCTTTTGAGTAAATACCAAATGCATAAGTTGCACCAGCACCTGACATGATTAGAAAAGCTGCAAACAGCATGAACCATCTTCCTTTGAGGAGCTGTTTTGTGAAACGAAAGATTTCTCTTGAAGTAGTCATACTATTGCTACCAATCAATGTCTCCACCATGTTTGCTGTTTCTTTCTGTAGAATCTCAACTGTTTGGAGTAGTTCAATGAAGAGATGGAGAGAGACTAAGAAAACGAGTTTCAGTAAAAAAGATgaatttgaagaagatggataGAGGTTCTTGAATGAGGTTGGTGGAGTATGGGTTTGCAAATGTGGATAGGTAGAAAGTATTAAAGCTCCACTATATTTATAAGAAATTTAAGCTGTGAATTTGAATCTGGATAACTTATtgtaaaaaactttttttttactaatatAAGAAATCTAACGTTGCGTTCGTATCTGGATAAAATTAGATTATAAATAGGCTTTGGGAATCAGTTGGCAATTTAAATGACGTAACTCGTCCAGGATAAAATGATGGTGAACACCGTAGATTGTGGACTATAGAATATGATGATCATGAAGATTCCTTGAACAATTTTGCCACCCTTTGGGTCCCAAGCCATTGAGATCCCTTTATCAGAATCCATATAGAACTTATCTCTTCTTGAGGAAAAAGTGGAAAGTGGCAACACTTATCATGAACTTTTTAGAGCTGGTTGTTAGCATCAACCTCCATTCTTTTGTTTGATCATATAGGATTTAACTATGCTAAAAAATACTGACCAGTTTATGGTGGCCTCAAATGCGGGTTGTTCTCTTATTATGGTACTTgagcaaagttattacatttcgTAGCGGTCATGAGCTTCTTATCCTCCTCCTAGTACAAGAGTTTTGTCTTGTTGGATTATAATGATGTCCAAACATGTGACATATGCTATTTTGTTGGCCTTAGAATGAATAGATAGATAAGACAATACAATGCAATCCTAGTACCTTTATTATCATGTTAGCCTTGTATTAATTTGGACTTTCATGCATTATCAGTTCATGTTTCGTATCCTTGTGAAACTTTCCACTTCATGAATAGTGTGTGTACCTCATGAAAACATACTTGTAACAGATTTCACTGCCGAATTTACTCAGAAACAATATCAGCTAAACTGACCACTCCCTCGGTTATTTTTTAATAGGTcatttttgtttttagcgaattttaaagaaattaagaaaactaatcattgaaagtggtcctcatgacacttatcaataaaagaagtgaagtgaaatggtccccgtgacactt from Papaver somniferum cultivar HN1 unplaced genomic scaffold, ASM357369v1 unplaced-scaffold_19, whole genome shotgun sequence includes these protein-coding regions:
- the LOC113338259 gene encoding protein NUCLEAR FUSION DEFECTIVE 4-like, whose translation is MVETLIGSNSMTTSREIFRFTKQLLKGRWFMLFAAFLIMSGAGATYAFGIYSKEIKRTLGYDQETLNLLGFFKDLGASVGVFSGLIAEVTPTWFVLLVGAALNFFGYFMIWLAVAGHIAKPKVWKMCMYICIGANSQNFANTGSLVPCVKNFPESRGIMVGLLKGFTGLSGAVMNQLYLAIYGNNPKALILLIGWLPAVVSLFFVYTIRPMKVVKQTNERKMFYKYLFISLALALFVMVITIIQKQKAFSHGGYIATATVVCILLFIPLGVAINEELAIWKQNKQVQNSTPTSVTIETPPAIVAQTVDAKNPVPESSWYSNICSPPKRGEDYTILQALLSLDMLLVFISVFSGLGTSLSAIDNLGQIGESLGYPSLTISTFVSLVSIWNYFGRVCAGFISEILLSKWGFPRTLVMTVVLVLSCIGDILIAFAFPGSLYVSSVLIGFSYGAQLTLVYTIISELFGLKYYSTLFNCGVLGSPLGSYVFNVRVLGILYDREALKQLKVKGLGRDSVKELTCIGKECYRMSFIIMAGVSLVGALCSLVLVMRTRDFYQGDIYKKFREQASGGKSEESEMGLVVSSVEDRKTLK